A single window of Flavobacterium aestivum DNA harbors:
- a CDS encoding glutaminyl-peptide cyclotransferase, with protein sequence MKNYNFLLTILLGITLVNCEATKKGENSIFTFDNSNYKSQYLSEDALSLGVLNPNSKTVDSIIYYVNDKKVGSEKGLEKLNFELKDQKLGYQYLKALVYFGGENSTATARIELVSNVQPKLLKYKIVNTYPHDTASFTEGLEFHNDTLFESTGQKGDSYFRKYDYKTGKIYKQIDLEPQYFGEGITFVNDKLYQLTWQEKTGFIYDAKTLKLEKKFAYDKDIEGWGMTNDGKYIYQTDKTEKIWRMDPKTQKMIDYINVYSGDSKIKAINELEWINGKIYTNVWTKDAIAVVNPNNGAVEGILDMSGLRKLVKVTPDDVLNGIAYNPKTKTIFVTGKNWDKMFEITVSE encoded by the coding sequence ATGAAAAATTATAACTTCCTACTAACCATTTTATTAGGAATCACTTTAGTAAATTGCGAAGCCACAAAAAAAGGTGAAAATTCTATATTTACCTTCGATAATTCTAATTATAAGTCCCAATATCTATCAGAAGACGCCCTTTCCTTGGGAGTTTTGAACCCAAATTCTAAAACAGTAGATAGTATAATCTACTATGTAAACGATAAAAAAGTAGGTTCAGAAAAAGGTTTAGAGAAATTGAATTTTGAATTGAAAGACCAAAAACTAGGTTACCAATACCTGAAAGCACTGGTTTATTTTGGCGGAGAAAACTCTACAGCAACTGCTAGGATAGAATTGGTTTCGAATGTGCAACCAAAATTATTAAAATATAAAATTGTAAATACCTATCCGCACGATACTGCTTCATTTACTGAAGGATTAGAGTTTCACAATGACACCCTATTCGAAAGCACAGGACAAAAAGGAGATTCTTATTTTAGAAAATACGATTATAAAACCGGAAAAATATATAAACAGATAGATTTGGAACCTCAATATTTTGGTGAGGGAATTACCTTTGTAAACGATAAATTATACCAATTGACATGGCAAGAAAAAACAGGCTTCATATATGATGCAAAAACTCTGAAATTGGAAAAAAAATTCGCTTACGATAAAGATATCGAAGGATGGGGAATGACCAATGATGGAAAATACATTTACCAAACGGATAAAACAGAAAAAATTTGGAGAATGGATCCCAAAACACAAAAAATGATAGACTATATCAATGTATATTCTGGAGATTCCAAAATTAAAGCCATCAATGAGTTAGAATGGATTAATGGTAAAATTTATACTAATGTTTGGACAAAAGATGCAATTGCAGTAGTAAACCCAAACAACGGAGCTGTAGAAGGAATTCTAGACATGTCCGGTTTACGTAAATTAGTAAAAGTAACTCCAGATGATGTCTTAAACGGAATTGCATACAACCCAAAAACTAAAACCATTTTTGTTACTGGTAAAAATTGGGATAAAATGTTTGAAATAACAGTTTCTGAATAA
- a CDS encoding SDR family oxidoreductase, producing MNKVVLITGGSSGIGKSIGEFLHHKGFVVYGTSRNPERILNSVFPLIALDVRDAASIQSAVAKVITTSGRLDVVINNAGVGITGPLEEIPMSEIKNNFETNFFGPIEVMKAALPQMRAQQSGLIINVTSIAGYMGLPYRSIYSASKGALELITEALRMEVKSFGIQITNIAPGDFATNIAAGRFHAPVIKGSAYEVPYGNNLKTMDEHVDSGSNPNEMAEAVYAVIQNSSPKIHYKVGAFMQKFSIVLKRVLPDKVYEKMLMNHYKL from the coding sequence ATGAATAAAGTAGTACTAATTACGGGAGGATCTTCAGGAATAGGGAAGTCCATAGGAGAATTTTTGCATCATAAAGGATTTGTGGTGTATGGTACAAGTAGAAATCCGGAACGTATTCTTAATTCAGTATTTCCTTTAATAGCTTTAGATGTTAGGGATGCAGCATCTATTCAATCGGCTGTTGCCAAAGTTATAACAACATCAGGAAGACTAGATGTAGTAATCAATAATGCCGGTGTTGGTATCACTGGACCTTTGGAAGAAATTCCGATGTCTGAAATTAAAAATAACTTCGAAACCAATTTTTTTGGACCTATTGAAGTGATGAAAGCCGCATTACCACAAATGCGTGCACAACAATCGGGATTAATTATTAATGTAACCTCAATTGCGGGTTACATGGGTTTACCGTATAGAAGTATTTATTCAGCATCTAAAGGAGCTTTAGAATTAATTACCGAAGCATTGAGAATGGAAGTGAAGTCTTTTGGTATACAAATTACCAACATTGCTCCAGGTGATTTTGCAACAAACATTGCTGCTGGGCGTTTTCATGCGCCTGTCATAAAAGGGTCTGCTTATGAAGTGCCTTATGGAAACAACCTGAAAACGATGGATGAACATGTTGATAGCGGAAGTAATCCCAATGAAATGGCTGAAGCTGTTTATGCAGTTATCCAAAATTCAAGCCCAAAAATTCACTATAAAGTTGGTGCTTTTATGCAAAAGTTCTCTATTGTACTTAAGAGGGTTCTGCCAGATAAAGTATATGAAAAAATGCTTATGAACCATTATAAGCTTTAG
- the fsa gene encoding fructose-6-phosphate aldolase — protein sequence MKFFIDTANLAQIKEAQALGVLDGVTTNPSLMAKEGITGKNNILKHYVDICNLVDGDVSAEVNALDYDGMIREGEELADLHEQIVVKLPMTKEGVMAAKYFSDKDIKTNVTLVFSAGQALLAAKAGATYVSPFIGRLDDISTDGLALIEEIREIYDNYGYETQILAASVRHTMHIVNCAKIGADVMTGPLSAISGLLKHPLTDIGLAQFVADFEKGNK from the coding sequence ATGAAATTTTTTATTGACACTGCTAATTTAGCTCAAATTAAAGAAGCACAAGCATTAGGCGTTTTAGACGGAGTAACGACTAATCCATCTTTGATGGCTAAAGAAGGAATTACAGGAAAAAACAACATTTTGAAACATTATGTTGATATCTGTAATTTGGTTGATGGTGATGTAAGTGCTGAAGTAAACGCGCTAGATTACGATGGAATGATTAGAGAAGGTGAAGAATTAGCAGATTTACACGAGCAAATCGTTGTAAAATTACCAATGACTAAAGAAGGGGTAATGGCTGCCAAATATTTTTCAGATAAAGATATTAAAACTAATGTAACTTTAGTATTCTCTGCTGGTCAAGCTTTATTGGCTGCTAAAGCAGGTGCTACTTACGTTTCTCCATTCATTGGACGTTTAGATGATATTTCAACTGATGGATTGGCTTTGATTGAAGAAATTAGAGAAATCTACGATAACTATGGTTATGAAACTCAAATTCTTGCAGCTTCTGTTCGTCATACAATGCATATTGTAAACTGTGCAAAAATTGGTGCCGATGTTATGACTGGACCTTTATCTGCTATTTCTGGTTTATTGAAACACCCATTAACAGATATTGGATTGGCTCAGTTTGTTGCTGATTTCGAGAAAGGAAACAAATAG
- a CDS encoding MFS transporter: MSSENSQTKWGQFIPLVIVFFFWGFVAASNDILIPVFKKAFDLTQGESQLVAFAFYIAYTVGSLIYMGVSVLIKEDLVNKIGYKNGLSLGLLISALGTLLFYPAANTGSFQLMLAGLFIVGLGFSLQQTVANPLAIALGPIKTGSQRLTLAGGINNLGTTIGPLIVSFAIFGSSANANPDANIESVKIPYLVLGFAFLVVAILLKFSSLPERPELIEEDDSHDKITVKTSALQYPQLVMGMIAIFLYVGVEVSTASNLPAYMESKLGFLTKDVAPYISLYWASLMIGRWTGAIEAFTENMSLQKILRFIAPYLAFGVFLAVNAIAKHDLTPFYIYGLVILVLIAADMASKGNPARMLLIFSLLGIVALGIGMFTQGMVSVYAFTSVGLFCSTLWPCIFTLAVSGLGKHTSQGSSFLIMMIMGGGFVSVFQGKIAEIIGIQNSYIVGIICFAYLAFYAWKVSAILKAHGINFDQKISGGH, encoded by the coding sequence ATGAGTTCAGAAAATTCACAGACCAAATGGGGTCAATTTATTCCTCTAGTTATAGTATTCTTTTTTTGGGGATTTGTAGCTGCAAGTAATGACATTCTAATACCAGTTTTCAAAAAAGCATTTGATTTAACACAAGGCGAAAGTCAATTAGTAGCTTTTGCATTCTATATTGCATACACAGTTGGTTCTCTTATTTATATGGGAGTTTCTGTTTTAATAAAAGAGGATTTAGTGAACAAAATTGGATACAAAAATGGATTATCACTAGGTTTGCTTATTTCTGCATTAGGTACACTTTTGTTTTATCCGGCAGCCAATACAGGATCTTTTCAATTAATGCTAGCAGGTCTTTTTATAGTTGGTTTAGGATTTTCATTGCAACAAACCGTGGCAAACCCATTGGCAATTGCTTTAGGACCAATCAAAACCGGTTCACAACGTCTAACATTAGCAGGAGGTATCAATAATTTAGGAACTACAATTGGTCCGCTAATTGTAAGTTTTGCTATTTTCGGATCAAGTGCAAATGCTAATCCGGATGCAAATATAGAAAGCGTTAAAATTCCATACCTAGTGCTAGGATTTGCTTTTTTAGTAGTGGCGATTTTATTAAAATTTTCATCATTACCAGAACGACCAGAACTAATTGAAGAAGATGATTCTCATGATAAAATAACAGTAAAAACATCAGCCTTGCAATACCCACAATTAGTAATGGGAATGATTGCTATATTTTTATATGTTGGTGTCGAAGTATCTACAGCAAGTAATTTGCCTGCCTATATGGAAAGTAAATTAGGATTTTTGACTAAAGATGTAGCTCCATACATATCGTTATATTGGGCAAGTTTAATGATTGGCCGTTGGACTGGGGCTATTGAAGCTTTTACAGAAAATATGAGTTTACAAAAAATTCTACGTTTCATTGCTCCATATTTAGCATTTGGTGTTTTCTTAGCTGTTAATGCAATAGCAAAACATGATTTAACTCCTTTTTATATCTACGGATTAGTAATTCTGGTATTAATTGCTGCTGATATGGCCAGTAAAGGAAATCCAGCCAGAATGTTACTTATATTTTCTTTATTAGGAATAGTAGCTTTAGGTATCGGAATGTTTACTCAAGGAATGGTGAGTGTATATGCCTTTACAAGTGTAGGTTTATTTTGTAGTACCTTATGGCCTTGTATCTTTACTTTGGCAGTAAGCGGATTAGGAAAACACACTAGCCAAGGAAGTAGCTTCCTGATTATGATGATTATGGGTGGTGGTTTTGTTAGTGTTTTTCAAGGTAAAATTGCAGAGATCATCGGAATACAAAATAGCTATATCGTGGGTATCATTTGCTTTGCTTATTTAGCATTTTATGCTTGGAAAGTAAGTGCAATTCTAAAAGCACATGGAATCAATTTTGACCAAAAAATATCTGGAGGGCATTAA
- a CDS encoding sugar MFS transporter, producing MNQTNHTARTPLIIIASLFFIFGFVTWANGTLIPFFKLSFGLSNTQAFFVTFASYIAYFFLALPSSWILKKIGFKNGIIFGLLILGLGSLIFIPAAQARSFPLFLAGIFIQGAALALLQTAANPYLTIIGPIESAAKRISIAGICNKFAGMIVPVIMGTIFLKNAAEIEKKIADATGIEKENILAEVLSRVNTPYIVLAIVFCAFAILVKYTYLPEIEVEEDIIDETKGEVIKHKSIFQFPHLFLGAICIFVYVAAEVMAGDIIGVYGKALGIAPDSAKYLTSLTLFSMLIGYITGIFTIPKYISQQKALRICAILGIVFCTLAFLTASSQLSVVFIALLGLSNSLMWPAIFPLGISHLGKFTKTGSAIMIMGIAGGAIWPLIYGFLSDLPSHGGLGIPFHIAFYVSILPCYLYILYFAISGHKVGKTLKKTIAEKSAVQLEKISEF from the coding sequence ATGAATCAAACCAACCATACTGCAAGAACCCCGCTCATTATCATTGCATCCTTATTTTTTATCTTCGGATTTGTAACTTGGGCTAACGGAACACTGATACCCTTTTTTAAGTTATCATTTGGTTTATCAAACACTCAAGCGTTTTTTGTAACCTTCGCTTCTTATATCGCCTATTTCTTTTTGGCATTGCCTTCATCATGGATTTTAAAAAAAATAGGGTTCAAAAATGGAATTATTTTTGGCTTACTAATCTTAGGACTGGGTTCATTGATTTTCATTCCAGCGGCACAAGCACGTTCATTTCCCCTATTCTTAGCCGGTATTTTTATTCAAGGTGCCGCCTTAGCTTTATTACAAACAGCTGCTAATCCTTACTTAACAATCATTGGGCCAATAGAAAGCGCAGCAAAACGCATTAGTATTGCGGGCATCTGCAACAAATTTGCAGGTATGATTGTACCAGTGATTATGGGTACTATTTTCTTAAAAAATGCAGCCGAGATCGAGAAAAAGATTGCAGATGCTACAGGAATTGAAAAAGAAAATATATTAGCAGAAGTTTTGTCTAGAGTAAATACTCCATATATCGTTCTCGCCATAGTTTTCTGCGCATTTGCCATACTGGTAAAATACACCTACTTGCCAGAAATTGAAGTTGAAGAAGATATAATAGATGAAACCAAAGGAGAAGTTATAAAGCATAAATCTATTTTTCAATTTCCTCATTTATTTCTTGGAGCAATTTGCATCTTTGTTTATGTAGCTGCTGAAGTTATGGCTGGAGATATAATTGGAGTTTACGGAAAAGCCTTGGGAATTGCCCCCGATTCTGCCAAATACCTAACTTCTTTGACTTTATTCAGTATGTTAATAGGTTATATAACGGGGATTTTCACAATCCCAAAATATATATCACAACAAAAAGCATTACGCATTTGTGCCATTTTAGGAATTGTATTTTGCACATTGGCTTTTTTAACCGCAAGTTCTCAGCTTTCGGTTGTATTTATTGCCTTACTGGGATTATCAAACTCTTTGATGTGGCCGGCAATCTTCCCACTTGGAATTAGCCATTTAGGAAAATTTACTAAAACTGGTTCGGCTATTATGATTATGGGTATTGCAGGTGGCGCAATTTGGCCGTTAATATATGGTTTTTTAAGTGACCTACCATCACATGGCGGATTAGGTATTCCTTTTCATATTGCGTTTTATGTTTCTATACTTCCTTGCTATTTGTACATTTTATATTTTGCAATATCTGGGCATAAAGTTGGTAAAACCCTAAAAAAAACTATTGCAGAAAAGTCAGCTGTGCAACTTGAAAAAATAAGTGAATTCTAA
- a CDS encoding LytR/AlgR family response regulator transcription factor → MKIKCVLIDDEPLAIKVLLNYFENFSDFEVIGTFNNPLEGLEFINTNSTDVVFLDINMPMMTGFELISLLEKKARIIITTAFREFAAESYDLEVLDYLVKPIPLPRFIKSIHKIEADFNLKNNIKIDNHRIEPHIFIKVDKKMVKINIDEILFIEGMKEYIKVVTTDKTYITHKSLTSLTEEMPADRFMRIHKSYTIALDKVKSIEGNRIHIHSYTIPIGRNYSKDVKIRILE, encoded by the coding sequence ATGAAGATTAAATGTGTGCTTATTGACGACGAACCATTGGCTATAAAAGTATTGCTCAATTATTTTGAAAATTTTTCAGATTTTGAAGTAATAGGTACATTTAACAATCCATTGGAAGGACTCGAATTTATAAATACCAATAGTACTGATGTTGTTTTTCTAGACATCAATATGCCAATGATGACTGGATTTGAGTTAATTAGTCTTCTCGAAAAAAAGGCTCGAATAATTATTACTACCGCTTTTAGGGAATTTGCTGCAGAAAGTTATGATCTGGAGGTTCTTGACTATTTGGTAAAACCAATTCCTTTGCCACGATTCATTAAATCTATTCATAAAATTGAAGCCGATTTTAATCTAAAAAATAATATTAAGATTGATAATCATCGTATTGAACCTCATATTTTTATCAAAGTAGATAAAAAAATGGTTAAAATAAATATTGATGAAATTCTTTTTATAGAAGGAATGAAAGAATACATCAAAGTGGTAACTACTGATAAAACTTATATTACACACAAGTCTTTGACATCATTGACAGAAGAAATGCCAGCTGATAGATTTATGAGAATTCACAAATCTTACACGATTGCATTAGATAAAGTAAAATCAATAGAAGGCAATCGAATTCATATACACTCCTACACTATTCCTATTGGAAGAAATTATAGTAAGGATGTAAAAATTAGAATACTCGAATAA
- a CDS encoding sensor histidine kinase: protein MKKLNLDIKIQYHLWFWGVYFLLNFLRWGAYFNDYGYSFKSNLIEFSLHIPLVYFNIYVLGPKYILESKYLKYTTSLFFSLLVVYVLKTGLTYFIISKNIWPEANRDYHPFDINHIVAVCIGEIYVLAIATSIYLMLTWLKERERNRAIMENQNKIKLKYLKNQIQPHFFFNTLNNLYALSLESSDKVPDVIIKLSNLMEYVLYDIEGSKFVPLIKEIDYIQNYIEIEKLRFENVEVRINLESDIDTVKVPPLLFISLIENAFKHGGVNNERLKIKINIRIRNGMLEFEILNNFVFSQIKKSKKGIGLTNTKKRLKLIFKNNFNLIQSVKFNFYIITLQIPLYNED from the coding sequence ATGAAAAAATTAAATCTTGATATTAAAATTCAATATCATTTATGGTTTTGGGGAGTCTATTTTTTACTTAACTTTTTGCGTTGGGGTGCCTATTTTAATGATTATGGGTATTCCTTTAAATCAAACTTGATCGAATTCAGTTTGCACATTCCTTTAGTATACTTTAATATATATGTACTTGGACCAAAATACATACTTGAAAGTAAATATTTAAAATACACTACATCACTGTTTTTTAGCTTATTAGTTGTCTATGTTTTAAAAACAGGTTTAACCTATTTTATTATATCAAAAAATATTTGGCCGGAAGCCAATAGAGATTATCATCCTTTTGATATAAACCACATTGTAGCAGTTTGTATTGGGGAAATATACGTTTTAGCAATTGCCACTTCTATCTATCTTATGCTAACCTGGCTAAAAGAAAGAGAAAGAAACAGGGCTATAATGGAAAATCAGAATAAAATCAAATTAAAATATTTGAAAAACCAGATTCAGCCTCATTTCTTTTTCAATACCTTAAATAATTTATATGCCTTGTCACTAGAATCATCAGACAAAGTTCCTGATGTAATTATAAAACTATCCAATTTGATGGAATATGTATTATACGATATAGAAGGATCTAAGTTTGTACCATTGATAAAGGAAATAGACTATATTCAAAATTATATTGAAATTGAAAAACTCCGCTTTGAAAATGTTGAGGTAAGAATAAATCTTGAGTCTGACATAGATACGGTCAAAGTTCCTCCTTTATTATTCATTTCTCTAATAGAAAATGCGTTTAAACATGGTGGTGTAAATAATGAAAGGCTCAAAATTAAAATAAACATTAGGATACGAAACGGTATGCTTGAATTTGAAATATTAAATAATTTTGTATTTTCACAAATAAAAAAGAGTAAAAAAGGAATAGGTTTAACTAATACCAAAAAAAGATTAAAACTAATTTTTAAAAATAATTTTAATCTAATTCAAAGCGTAAAATTTAATTTTTACATCATTACTTTACAAATACCATTATACAATGAAGATTAA
- a CDS encoding SusC/RagA family TonB-linked outer membrane protein — translation MKKIFLIVMVVITAQVSLAQVKTIKGFISDAKGAPLPAANINVKGTKNGASTSFDGTFAIDAKVGETLVISYMGYETKSVVVGESGTVNVQLAEAASTTLTEVVVTSLGIKKSRKSLTYSAQELKGEELVRAKDPNLMNTIAGKIAGVAVTKSAGGTGGSTKVTIRGNSSTTNNNPLYVVDGVPMLNISSIQPNDSFGSTQGGNRDGGDVIGLLNPDDFEGMTVLKGASATALYGSQGARGVVLLTSKKAKEGVSTFRVSSNTTVETAAYLPKFQTSYIAKPGADESWGAAQSTPDHTRDFFDTGVTQISSFSFSTGSSNSATNISYANTSANGVLPTNKLSKNNFSIRQMGKFFGDKLTVNANANYTSQYVTNRPTSGLYFNPLTGLYLMPRGNDFEYYKNNFEKFDPARNMMVQNWMTDRDIEQNPYWGLNRNKSKDGNQYMNGSVGLNYKVNNWLSVGSRYNYDRVTSEFDKQIYASTQGTLSHANGRYINITDVSTQNYGDLIATINTKITDDLTFFANVGTSFTKTSINDETVLDSDPSGLGITNWFTLHNFNSNTGNYQNYGFRREQQSIFAAATFGYKNMLYLDVTGRNDWSSTLANTGNMSFFYPSVGVTALLSEMIKMPESISFAKVRASYAQVGNDVPAFYTSPTSVYVATNPQNINPTVGPRPGTNLKPESQDSYELGTEWRFANNRFGIELTYYNNKTKDQLLTIPAPATNPEGYQNYAYNGGVIKNNGFEVLLNARIIDNDKFKWDATVNYSKNNNEVSGLPEELGGSVILTQPGVNSYRYSLINGRPFGVIEGINFKKDTQGRILLNEDGSFQKTEFEEVGNANPDFMLGFTNSFKYDNFFLNFTIDGRFGGDVMSLTEAVNDQFGVSRTTGDARAAGGVDVNAVYAPGTTKAGQAYAGKYDAESYYSQVGGRAGITGEYVYDATNVSLRELAIGYTFDIKNSKIFKAANLSLVGRNLFFFYKDAPFDPNISLSTGNGLQGIDVYAAPSTRSIGLNLNVTF, via the coding sequence ATGAAAAAAATTTTTCTAATCGTAATGGTTGTTATTACCGCGCAAGTCTCTCTTGCTCAGGTAAAAACAATCAAGGGTTTTATCTCTGATGCAAAGGGCGCCCCACTACCTGCAGCAAATATTAATGTAAAAGGGACGAAGAATGGAGCATCTACAAGTTTTGACGGAACTTTTGCTATCGACGCAAAAGTTGGGGAAACTTTGGTGATTTCGTACATGGGATATGAAACCAAAAGCGTTGTTGTAGGAGAATCTGGAACGGTTAATGTTCAATTAGCAGAAGCTGCTTCTACAACTTTGACAGAAGTTGTTGTGACTTCATTGGGTATCAAAAAATCCAGAAAATCTTTGACTTATTCTGCACAAGAATTAAAAGGAGAGGAGCTAGTTAGAGCAAAAGACCCTAACCTTATGAATACGATTGCCGGTAAAATTGCCGGGGTTGCAGTAACTAAAAGTGCTGGTGGTACTGGAGGTTCTACAAAAGTTACTATACGAGGAAACTCATCTACTACAAATAACAACCCATTATATGTTGTTGATGGAGTTCCAATGCTGAATATATCTTCTATACAACCAAACGATTCATTTGGTTCTACTCAAGGTGGTAACCGTGATGGAGGAGATGTAATAGGATTATTAAATCCAGATGATTTTGAAGGGATGACAGTACTTAAGGGTGCTTCTGCAACTGCTTTGTATGGTAGTCAAGGTGCTAGAGGAGTTGTTTTATTAACTTCTAAAAAAGCTAAAGAAGGAGTTTCTACTTTCAGAGTTTCTTCTAATACAACAGTAGAAACGGCAGCTTATTTGCCTAAATTTCAAACCTCATACATCGCTAAACCAGGAGCTGATGAGTCATGGGGAGCTGCACAAAGTACACCAGATCACACAAGAGACTTTTTTGATACAGGAGTAACTCAAATATCTTCTTTTAGTTTCTCTACAGGTTCTTCAAATTCTGCTACTAATATATCGTATGCCAATACTTCTGCCAATGGAGTATTACCAACTAATAAATTGAGCAAGAATAACTTTAGCATTAGACAAATGGGTAAATTTTTCGGAGATAAATTGACTGTTAATGCTAATGCAAATTATACTTCACAATATGTAACCAACAGACCAACTAGTGGTTTGTATTTTAACCCGCTTACAGGTCTTTACTTAATGCCAAGAGGTAATGATTTCGAATATTATAAAAATAATTTCGAAAAGTTTGATCCTGCCAGAAATATGATGGTTCAAAATTGGATGACTGACAGAGATATTGAACAAAACCCGTATTGGGGATTGAACCGTAATAAATCTAAAGATGGCAATCAATATATGAATGGATCTGTTGGATTGAATTACAAAGTCAATAACTGGCTATCTGTTGGATCCAGATATAATTATGATAGAGTTACTTCAGAATTTGATAAACAAATTTACGCTTCTACTCAAGGAACATTGTCTCACGCAAATGGTAGATATATCAATATTACTGACGTGAGTACTCAAAATTATGGTGATTTAATTGCTACCATCAATACTAAAATTACTGATGATCTTACCTTTTTTGCAAACGTAGGTACCAGTTTTACAAAAACATCAATCAATGATGAAACCGTTTTAGATTCTGATCCATCAGGTTTAGGGATTACAAACTGGTTTACACTTCATAATTTTAATTCAAATACAGGTAATTATCAAAATTACGGATTCCGTAGAGAGCAACAATCCATTTTTGCAGCAGCAACTTTTGGTTACAAAAATATGTTGTATCTAGATGTTACAGGACGCAATGATTGGTCTTCTACATTGGCGAATACAGGTAATATGTCTTTCTTTTATCCATCAGTAGGTGTTACAGCACTTTTGAGTGAAATGATAAAAATGCCAGAATCAATTTCATTTGCCAAAGTTCGTGCTTCATATGCACAAGTAGGTAATGACGTTCCAGCGTTTTACACATCACCAACATCTGTATATGTAGCAACAAATCCACAGAACATCAATCCAACAGTTGGACCAAGACCTGGTACAAATTTGAAACCTGAAAGCCAAGATTCTTATGAGTTAGGTACAGAATGGAGATTTGCAAATAATAGATTCGGAATAGAATTAACGTACTATAATAACAAAACCAAAGATCAATTGCTTACCATTCCTGCTCCGGCTACAAACCCAGAAGGATACCAAAATTATGCTTACAATGGTGGTGTGATTAAAAATAATGGTTTTGAAGTATTATTGAATGCCAGAATTATTGATAATGATAAGTTTAAATGGGACGCAACGGTAAACTATTCAAAAAACAACAATGAGGTTTCAGGATTACCAGAAGAATTAGGAGGATCAGTTATTTTGACTCAACCGGGTGTAAACAGTTATAGATATTCATTAATTAATGGTCGTCCGTTTGGAGTTATTGAAGGGATAAACTTTAAGAAAGATACTCAGGGTAGAATTTTACTGAATGAAGATGGTTCATTCCAAAAAACGGAATTTGAAGAGGTAGGAAATGCGAATCCGGATTTTATGTTAGGATTTACTAACTCATTCAAATACGATAATTTCTTCTTGAACTTCACCATTGATGGACGTTTTGGAGGAGATGTAATGAGCTTGACTGAAGCTGTAAATGATCAATTTGGTGTTTCAAGAACAACTGGAGATGCTAGAGCTGCTGGAGGTGTAGATGTTAATGCAGTTTATGCTCCGGGAACTACAAAAGCAGGACAGGCTTATGCAGGAAAATATGATGCTGAAAGTTACTATAGCCAAGTAGGAGGTAGAGCTGGTATAACAGGAGAGTATGTTTATGATGCTACAAATGTGAGCTTAAGAGAATTGGCTATTGGATATACATTTGATATTAAAAACAGTAAAATTTTCAAAGCAGCTAATTTATCATTAGTAGGTAGAAATTTATTCTTTTTCTATAAAGACGCACCATTTGACCCAAATATTTCTTTGAGTACAGGTAATGGTTTACAAGGGATTGATGTATATGCAGCGCCATCTACAAGAAGTATCGGTCTTAATTTAAATGTAACTTTCTAA